The Verrucomicrobium spinosum DSM 4136 = JCM 18804 genome includes a region encoding these proteins:
- a CDS encoding putative Na+/H+ antiporter, whose product MTLLALILKRRLYDRAISKRLAYSTLGLLFVKPRQLSLMALV is encoded by the coding sequence ATGACTCTGCTAGCCCTCATTCTCAAGCGCCGTCTCTATGACAGAGCCATCAGTAAACGGCTCGCTTACTCCACGCTTGGCCTCCTGTTTGTAAAACCTCGCCAGCTTTCCCTGATGGCATTGGTCTAA
- a CDS encoding putative Na+/H+ antiporter, whose amino-acid sequence MNPTPDEILATAIFALAVVHTFCVKRFAHWAHRYPKGSVRENALHFLAETEVVFGLWAAALFVGIAAFNRSVAEAVHYIEGLNFTEPKFVLVVMVVAATRPVVQLAERFIVFIARLLPINANLAFYCASLAVGPLLGSLITGASRDDSASPHSQAPSL is encoded by the coding sequence ATGAACCCCACTCCTGACGAGATCCTCGCCACTGCCATCTTCGCCCTGGCCGTCGTCCATACTTTCTGCGTGAAGCGCTTCGCGCACTGGGCACACCGCTATCCCAAAGGGTCCGTGCGTGAAAACGCCCTGCACTTCCTGGCCGAAACAGAAGTCGTCTTCGGCCTTTGGGCAGCAGCTCTTTTTGTGGGAATCGCCGCCTTCAACCGCTCTGTCGCAGAAGCGGTGCACTATATAGAGGGACTCAACTTCACTGAACCCAAATTTGTGCTGGTGGTCATGGTGGTGGCAGCCACACGACCCGTTGTGCAGCTCGCGGAGCGGTTCATTGTATTCATAGCCCGGCTTCTCCCCATCAATGCCAATTTGGCATTCTACTGCGCTTCGCTCGCCGTAGGGCCCCTGTTGGGAAGTCTCATTACCGGAGCCAGCCGCGATGACTCTGCTAGCCCTCATTCTCAAGCGCCGTCTCTATGA